The nucleotide window TGTAACTTCCTCAACTCCCTTCATCGCCTGCCTGCCCATAAACCAACCCACCACAGCCGCAAGTATCATTATGAAACCAATTGTCCAGAGAAATACATCTCGTAATATCTTCAGGAATTCCATCTCTTCTTCAACCGATTTCCCAACCTGTAAGATTTTCCCCGGACCTATGGTTCCATAAATAATGCGCACCTCATACTCCCGCCTGGGAGAGGATAGTTTTTCATAGACAGAGGTTGTAGCACTCTTTATTTTCCGTAAGGCATTGGTAGTTGGGCCTAAATCTTTCCAATACGACATGTCGGTTGAGGCAACCACTTTCCCTTCAGGGGTTAAAATACGAAAGAATTCTTTATCCATTATCTCGTTTCCTGACTCAAAGACTAATGCCCGTTTAATTCCCTCCATACCACTTTCTGTATAAATTTCAGAAAACTTTTCTATCTCTTCAAGAAGCTCTGCATCAAAACGCTTTTGAATAATGTTTGAAGTCACAAAATAAAATAAGAAAAAAGCGGCCACTGACGAGATAATAAATATCATCGAATACCAGAGTGATAATCTAAATGCCAAGGTATTTTTTAGCCTAAGAAGGTTCTTTAAGAACATATCCCACTCCTTTAACAGTATGAATCAATTTTTTTGAAAATTCGCGGTCAACTTTATCTCGTAATTTGCTGATTCTAACTTCGACAACATTTGTCTGCGGGTCGAAATTATAGTCCCAGACATGTTCCATGAGCACGGTTTTGGAAACGATTCTTCCTTGATTGCGCATAAGATACTCCAGGAGGGAAAACTCACGGGGCTGCAGGTCAATTTTCTTCCCTTCTCTAATGACCTCATGGGTGAGAAGATTCATTCGCAGAGCGCCAACCGTAAGACTGGTAGGTTCTGTGGTTCCACTTGCCCTGCGGATGAGGGCTTGAATTCGTGCCAGAAGTTCTGCAAAGGCAAAGGGCTTGGTCAGATAATCATCACTGCCTGTTTGCAAGCCTTTTACCCGGTCTTCTATGCTTCTTTTGGCACTAAGAATAAGAACTGGCGTATTTACCTTGCTCTTTCTCATATTATCGATGAGGGTTAGACCGTCAATCATGGGCAACATTAAATCAACAATGACAACATCGTAGGGTTCATGTAAAGCCAGATGAAGACCATCTTCGCCATCTGTAGCATGGTCGACTGCAAATCCAGCCTCTTTGAGTCCCTTCAGAATGAAAGAGGCAATCTTTTTATCATCTTCAATTAGAAGTAAACGCATATATATCTCCTTTAGGTATTTTTTGCTTTCGTAACATTTTGCTTACGCAACATACTTCGTATTCTCACTTTGCTCAAAATTCGGATGTTACCTTCACTTTTGCCCATTATGAGGATATGTTACCACAAATTTTATCCTTGTGTCAATAGAAAATTTGGCTCTTTTGAAAAAAATCCGAAAATGTAACTATTCAGCCACTGATTAACACGGATTAGCACGGATAAAAAAATAAAATCAGTGTTAGAGAACACAGAGGGAATATATAACTACGAATCAACACGAAGAATAAAAAGATTTGTAGTGCGAG belongs to bacterium and includes:
- a CDS encoding response regulator transcription factor produces the protein MRLLLIEDDKKIASFILKGLKEAGFAVDHATDGEDGLHLALHEPYDVVIVDLMLPMIDGLTLIDNMRKSKVNTPVLILSAKRSIEDRVKGLQTGSDDYLTKPFAFAELLARIQALIRRASGTTEPTSLTVGALRMNLLTHEVIREGKKIDLQPREFSLLEYLMRNQGRIVSKTVLMEHVWDYNFDPQTNVVEVRISKLRDKVDREFSKKLIHTVKGVGYVLKEPS